The Trueperaceae bacterium genome segment GCAGAAGGCCGCCAAGCGCGGCGACGTGCTCGACTTCTCCCTGCGGAGCCGCACCACGGGCTGGCCGTTCTTCAACGTCTTCGGGGGCGGGAGCGGCGGGAGCTGGAACCTCACCCTCAACGAGGACCTGCCCACCGACCTGGTGATCGACGGCGGCGTCGGGTCCCTGACGCTCGACCTCGAGCGCGCCGACCTGACGGGCCTCGACCTCGACGCCGGCGTGGGCATGATCACCATCACCCTGCCGCGCGCAGGCGGCTTCACGGGCACCGTCGACGGCGGCGTCGGCAGCACCACCATCCTCGTCCCCGCCGACCTGGCCGTGGTCATCGAGGTCGACACGGGCGTCGGCGCCGTCAACGTGGAGGCTGGCTTCGAGAAGAGCGGCAACACCTACAGGAGCCCCGCCGCGCGCACGGCGGGGGCCGACGTCGCCAGGTTGCGGGTCGACGTCGGGGTCGGCAGCCTCACGATCAGGTCGCGGCGGTGACGGGCCTCGACGAGGCCGTCCGTCGCGGCGGCCCGGCGCAGGTCGCCGCCCCACCGCAGCGACCGGGTGCCCTGGGAGCCGTCGGGCGCACCCCGCTCGTGGCGCTGCGCCGCGTCGTGCCCGCCGGCTCGGGGCGCGTGTTCGTCAAGCTCGAGCAGGCCAACCCGACCGGCTCCTACAAGGACCGCATGGCGCTCGCCGTGATCGAGGCGGCCGAGGCCGACGGCCGCCTCGCGCCGGGCACCACCGTCCTCGAGTGCACCGCTGGCAGCACCGGCACGGCCCTGGCGTTCGTGTGCGCCGCCAAGGGCTACCCCCTCAAGATAGTCACGTCCGACGCCTTCGCGGCCGAGAAGCTGCGCAGCATGACGGCGCTGGGCGCCGAACTCGAGCTCCTCGCCAGCGAGGGCGGCAAGGTGACGCCGGACCTCGTGCCGCGCATGATCGCGCGCGCCGAGGAGCTGTCGCGCCTACCCGGCTACTTCTGGAGCGACCAGTTCCATAACCCCGACGCCCTCGCCGGCTACGAGGAGCTTGGAGCCGAGGTCCTCGCGCAGACGGGCGGGCGGGTCGACGCCTTCTGCGCCGCCGTCGGCACGGCCGGCATGCTCATGGGGGCCGCGCGCGCCCTGCGGCGCGGCGCGCCGGGCTGCAAGGTCGTGGTGCTCGAGCCGGCCTCGTCGCCCATCATCAGCGAGGGTCGCGCCGGCCGCCACGGCGTTGAGGGCATCTCGGTGGGCATCGTGCCGCCGCTCCTCGACCAGGGCCTCTACGACGAGGTCCGCACGGTGGACGTG includes the following:
- a CDS encoding cysteine synthase family protein; the encoded protein is MTGLDEAVRRGGPAQVAAPPQRPGALGAVGRTPLVALRRVVPAGSGRVFVKLEQANPTGSYKDRMALAVIEAAEADGRLAPGTTVLECTAGSTGTALAFVCAAKGYPLKIVTSDAFAAEKLRSMTALGAELELLASEGGKVTPDLVPRMIARAEELSRLPGYFWSDQFHNPDALAGYEELGAEVLAQTGGRVDAFCAAVGTAGMLMGAARALRRGAPGCKVVVLEPASSPIISEGRAGRHGVEGISVGIVPPLLDQGLYDEVRTVDVGEARSMTRALARDEGLLVGLSTGLNVVAATRLARELGEGSVVVTVAVDTGLKYLSGDLFGA